The following proteins are co-located in the Polystyrenella longa genome:
- a CDS encoding bifunctional GNAT family N-acetyltransferase/carbon-nitrogen hydrolase family protein, which produces MEPLDLSDFELKTVIRKLTIDDYDQLLEMAHLCFPGMLPWDRDQIESQLEVFPEGQICVEIDGKLAASSSSLVLEYDPSLEWHNWKAVADEGYIRNHKKKGDTLYGIEIMVHPDYRGMKLSRRLYDARKDVCRDMNLARIIIAGRIPGYHKMSEKMTAREYIDHVLNKQTYDPVLTAQLSNGFAVQGLIPNYLPTDLESCGYATYLEWTNLDYVRGAKRRFHHIVEPIRICAVQYQLRTISGFDEFAQQCEFFLDTASDYKCDFVLFPELFTTQLLSCVKSSRPGQAARQLADFTEQYLDFFTEMAVKYDVNVIGGSQFVVEHDNLYNVSYLFRRDGSIGKQYKIHITPSERKWWGVVPGDRVEVFDTDCGVIAIQICYDIEFPELTRIAADKGAQIIFVPFNTDTRHGYLRVRHCAQARCIENHLYVAISGCTGNLPFVENADIHYAQSGIFTPADAEFARDAVAAECNPNVETVIIHDLDFEQLRRHKESGSVQNWNDRRRDLYRVTYREGDQTFEI; this is translated from the coding sequence ATGGAACCGCTGGATTTAAGTGACTTCGAATTGAAGACCGTCATCCGCAAATTGACGATAGACGATTACGATCAACTGCTTGAAATGGCTCACCTCTGTTTTCCTGGAATGCTACCGTGGGACAGAGATCAGATTGAGAGCCAGTTGGAAGTCTTTCCTGAGGGACAGATTTGCGTCGAGATCGATGGCAAGCTGGCCGCGTCGTCTTCCAGCCTGGTTCTGGAATACGATCCCAGCCTTGAATGGCACAACTGGAAAGCAGTGGCTGATGAAGGTTATATCCGGAATCACAAAAAGAAGGGGGACACGCTCTACGGTATCGAGATCATGGTACACCCCGATTATCGTGGGATGAAGCTCTCCCGCCGGTTGTACGATGCCCGTAAAGATGTCTGCCGAGACATGAACCTGGCTCGCATCATCATCGCGGGACGTATCCCCGGATATCATAAGATGTCTGAGAAAATGACGGCTCGGGAATATATCGATCATGTTCTGAATAAGCAGACGTACGACCCGGTTCTAACGGCGCAACTTTCGAACGGCTTTGCAGTGCAGGGATTGATTCCAAACTACCTGCCGACAGACCTCGAATCGTGTGGATACGCGACTTATCTGGAGTGGACGAATCTGGACTATGTTCGCGGCGCCAAGCGTCGCTTCCATCATATCGTCGAACCGATTCGAATCTGCGCAGTACAATATCAACTTCGTACAATCAGTGGCTTTGATGAATTCGCGCAGCAGTGTGAGTTCTTCCTGGATACGGCTTCAGATTATAAGTGCGATTTCGTGCTATTTCCGGAGTTATTTACAACACAATTACTCTCTTGTGTGAAATCCAGTCGTCCGGGGCAAGCGGCGCGGCAACTGGCTGACTTCACTGAGCAGTACCTCGACTTTTTCACTGAGATGGCGGTGAAGTACGACGTGAATGTGATCGGGGGATCTCAGTTCGTCGTTGAGCATGACAACTTGTATAATGTGTCATATCTGTTTCGACGCGACGGATCGATTGGCAAACAGTACAAGATTCATATTACCCCCAGCGAACGCAAATGGTGGGGTGTCGTACCGGGAGATCGGGTAGAAGTCTTTGATACTGATTGCGGCGTGATCGCGATTCAGATCTGCTACGACATTGAATTCCCCGAATTGACCCGCATCGCTGCCGACAAAGGGGCACAGATTATTTTCGTTCCATTCAATACCGACACACGTCATGGTTACTTGAGGGTACGACATTGCGCTCAGGCACGCTGTATTGAAAATCATTTGTACGTCGCCATTTCCGGGTGTACGGGGAACTTGCCGTTTGTCGAAAACGCCGATATTCACTATGCCCAGTCAGGGATCTTCACACCGGCAGACGCCGAATTCGCACGGGACGCAGTCGCTGCGGAGTGTAATCCAAACGTGGAAACTGTCATCATTCATGACCTCGATTTCGAGCAACTGCGTCGGCACAAAGAATCGGGCAGTGTTCAGAACTGGAACGACCGCCGCCGCGACTTGTACCGGGTGACGTATCGCGAAGGAGACCAGACTTTCGAAATCTGA
- a CDS encoding sulfatase family protein, whose protein sequence is MSVFPRILLSGETPRPNFILIYCDNLGYGDIEPFGSTVHRTPRLNEMAAEGRRFTDFNVTAGVCTPSRASILTGCYSQRVGMHHNSRDGIVLRPVSPYGLNPDEETVAEVLKQSGYTTGCIGKWHLGDQPKFLPTRQGFDYFYGIPYSDDMTEAVGKRIGDRFNGNQWPPLPLMINDEVVDAPVDRDMLTVDYTEKTISFIEEHQDEPFFLYLPQAMPGSTSTPFASPRFKGKSKNGPWGDSVEELDWSTGEILDKLKELNLDERTLVIFTSDNGAPLATDVESPSRGSNKPFHGRGYTTAEGAFRVPTIMWWPGKIAADSRCDTLTSTLDVLPTFAAMAGIDYEPTQKIDGKEISSIILSDQHVEDRESPHSAYYYYSAEQLQAVRSGPWKLFLPLQNPGRHPHFKKNEGSEPLLFNVKEDIGSTENVAASHPEIVAKLTQLAEEARADLGDTGTRGTGQRTIGQVVNPKPQIKQ, encoded by the coding sequence ATGTCCGTGTTTCCCCGCATCCTTTTATCCGGAGAGACGCCGCGTCCGAACTTTATTTTGATTTATTGCGACAACTTGGGGTATGGTGATATCGAGCCTTTCGGTTCCACCGTCCATCGCACGCCGCGGCTCAACGAGATGGCGGCGGAAGGTCGTCGGTTTACCGATTTCAATGTCACGGCAGGAGTCTGTACTCCGTCTCGGGCGTCAATCCTGACAGGCTGCTATTCCCAACGGGTCGGCATGCACCACAATTCCCGCGATGGGATTGTACTACGGCCCGTATCTCCGTACGGGTTAAACCCAGATGAAGAGACTGTCGCCGAGGTGTTAAAGCAGTCGGGATATACAACGGGATGTATTGGCAAATGGCATTTGGGCGACCAACCGAAGTTCCTTCCGACTCGCCAGGGGTTCGACTACTTCTATGGCATCCCTTATAGCGACGACATGACAGAGGCGGTCGGCAAACGGATTGGCGATCGATTCAATGGAAACCAGTGGCCTCCCCTGCCCCTGATGATCAATGACGAAGTCGTCGACGCCCCCGTTGATCGGGATATGCTGACCGTCGACTATACCGAGAAAACAATCTCATTTATTGAAGAGCATCAGGACGAACCTTTCTTTCTCTACCTGCCACAAGCGATGCCCGGCAGTACTTCGACTCCTTTTGCCAGTCCGAGGTTTAAAGGGAAAAGTAAGAATGGTCCCTGGGGAGATTCGGTCGAGGAACTCGACTGGTCGACGGGAGAGATTCTGGACAAGCTGAAAGAACTCAATCTCGACGAACGGACGTTAGTCATCTTTACTTCGGACAACGGAGCCCCACTCGCAACCGATGTTGAAAGTCCGTCGCGTGGCTCGAACAAGCCATTCCACGGGAGAGGATACACCACGGCCGAGGGAGCCTTCCGTGTTCCCACAATTATGTGGTGGCCAGGGAAAATCGCAGCTGACTCCCGGTGTGATACGCTCACGAGTACGCTGGATGTGTTACCCACTTTTGCCGCTATGGCGGGGATTGATTACGAACCGACGCAGAAAATCGACGGGAAAGAGATCAGTTCGATCATCCTGAGTGATCAACACGTCGAAGATCGCGAGTCCCCACACAGCGCATACTATTATTACTCAGCCGAACAATTACAGGCCGTTCGCTCTGGCCCGTGGAAGCTGTTTCTACCACTACAAAACCCCGGAAGACATCCCCATTTCAAAAAGAATGAGGGATCGGAACCGCTCCTGTTCAATGTCAAAGAGGATATCGGTTCGACTGAGAATGTGGCCGCCTCCCACCCGGAAATTGTCGCTAAGCTTACCCAGCTTGCAGAGGAAGCGAGAGCTGATCTCGGTGACACTGGAACACGAGGCACTGGACAACGTACGATCGGACAGGTCGTAAATCCGAAACCGCAGATTAAGCAGTGA
- a CDS encoding autotransporter outer membrane beta-barrel domain-containing protein, whose product MKLTPAYLFFLFSKRIPRTSILIAAGCVGLSGISLNAATFNVTDSATFATAIQNAVDGDVININSNVTLSSAPGHLTADVTVNGNNNTIDGADSYRPFFIESGSVEINNLTIQNGLGKGGNGADGYNGGGGGLGAGGAILVNDIAGLTLDNVNFSNNSAVGGDGGVYDPLIGFIGGGGGGVVGNASGASGGSYGGGDGGQSVGDQDGKDGGYAGGGGGSYYHNNIAGDGGFGGGGGGTTFGSPGTGGYGGANGLSDNGGGGAGFGGAIFVRSGGQLTIKNGSFSGGTVAGGSTGSFGGPGSAEGTGLFLHDVNAVFEIGNGETMTFEDAISGTSNGSLSKTGVGTLILSGTNNYSGGTTVTAGKLQGTTSGLQGDIANNSQVEFNQSTDGTYSGVMSGTGSLSKMGSGTVTLSGNNTYTGTTSINNGTLAISTNDNLGSGNVIFNGGTLKTLQTFDTSRNFSLQGGGGTINTNGFDSTFSGVVSGSGNLNKLGSGTLTLSGTNTYTGTTGINSGTLAISTNDNLGSGNVIFDGGTLKTLQSFDNSRDYSIQAGGGGVDTNGFNSTFSGVISGSGSLNKNGTGTLSLTGNNTYTGDTRVFAGRLAVNGSITSDTTVNSGAELGGNGTITGNLINNGTLATGNSIGALNVIGTHTSNSGSSIEIELQPSANPVAGTDNDHLNVTGNAVINGGNVAVKGGGYINSQTFTNGAEYTFLSASGGVTGTYDSIADDLAFFDAILGYTGTSAFFTLQALETDFAALSQTGNQGSVGQYIDDNSQGATGDFGNIIDQLRFATNGQVNTALSQLDGAVYGSGGQFGVHTTTFMLMNITQQLRSTMNSVNGNGSGYVRTNNYRSPGYTDTLTASPGISLVSYEQSNPSHFFTPVACHCQSALEWRGWVTGYGLGGSAETDGNAAGINYRMGGSTFGIEKDIDQDTRLGFFGGYVGSYIQQDGMNQNLDIDGGNFGTILTHTQGDWYTIALSGLQFDDYDSTRQVNIAGTIFEAEGESEGWQGFLYGEQGLNFVVAPGVLWQPYLGMQYVYARQNSFSETGAPGINLDVAGVDTHSLRGILGSRVALTDITLMDNFNVTPEVRAMWIHEFLEPTSPVNAQFAGVGGAGYSVNGLNLGRDWAVLGTGVSTQLTNHWEVRADYNSQFNDRQVFHLGSGTLTYSW is encoded by the coding sequence ATGAAACTCACTCCAGCCTATCTATTTTTTTTGTTCTCAAAAAGAATCCCTCGAACTTCAATCCTCATTGCCGCAGGATGTGTCGGTCTGTCGGGAATATCACTAAACGCTGCGACGTTCAATGTGACTGACTCGGCCACGTTCGCGACCGCCATTCAGAACGCCGTCGATGGTGACGTCATCAACATTAATTCCAATGTTACCCTTTCCAGCGCACCGGGGCACCTCACCGCCGATGTAACGGTGAATGGCAACAATAATACGATCGATGGTGCTGATAGCTACCGCCCCTTCTTTATTGAAAGCGGTTCTGTAGAGATCAATAATCTCACCATTCAAAATGGATTGGGAAAGGGCGGAAATGGCGCAGACGGCTACAACGGAGGAGGTGGTGGTCTCGGAGCGGGTGGAGCAATTTTAGTCAACGATATTGCTGGTCTGACTCTAGACAATGTCAACTTCTCCAACAATAGTGCCGTAGGGGGAGACGGAGGGGTTTACGATCCTTTAATCGGCTTCATCGGTGGTGGGGGGGGAGGCGTTGTGGGAAATGCTTCTGGTGCATCAGGTGGCTCTTATGGTGGAGGCGATGGAGGCCAGTCAGTGGGCGATCAAGACGGAAAAGACGGTGGTTACGCAGGAGGTGGAGGAGGATCTTACTATCATAATAACATAGCTGGAGACGGAGGCTTCGGAGGAGGTGGAGGGGGCACGACTTTTGGATCACCTGGTACAGGTGGATACGGCGGGGCGAATGGCCTTAGTGACAATGGAGGTGGTGGAGCTGGATTCGGTGGTGCTATTTTTGTTCGTTCCGGTGGGCAGTTAACTATCAAAAATGGTAGTTTCAGTGGAGGAACCGTCGCAGGTGGTTCGACAGGGTCATTTGGAGGGCCGGGTTCTGCCGAAGGGACGGGCCTCTTTCTCCACGACGTCAATGCTGTCTTTGAAATCGGCAACGGAGAGACAATGACGTTTGAAGACGCCATTAGCGGTACTTCTAATGGCTCACTTTCCAAAACCGGTGTGGGGACACTCATTCTCTCCGGTACAAACAATTACTCCGGCGGCACGACTGTTACAGCGGGTAAGCTCCAGGGAACGACCAGTGGTTTACAAGGTGACATCGCGAACAACTCACAAGTTGAGTTTAACCAATCTACCGACGGAACCTATTCCGGTGTGATGTCTGGAACGGGATCTCTCAGCAAAATGGGATCGGGGACAGTCACCCTTTCCGGGAACAACACCTACACGGGCACAACCAGTATCAATAATGGTACGCTAGCCATCTCCACCAATGACAATCTCGGTTCCGGAAACGTGATTTTTAATGGGGGAACGTTGAAGACACTTCAAACGTTTGATACGAGTCGCAACTTCTCCCTGCAAGGTGGAGGAGGAACCATCAACACTAATGGATTCGATTCTACGTTCTCCGGCGTCGTCAGCGGATCGGGAAACCTCAACAAGCTTGGGAGCGGAACGCTCACCCTTTCCGGCACCAATACCTACACTGGTACAACCGGTATCAATAGCGGTACGCTCGCCATTTCCACTAACGACAACCTCGGCTCTGGAAATGTCATATTCGATGGCGGAACCCTGAAGACGCTGCAATCCTTTGACAACAGTCGTGACTATTCGATTCAGGCGGGAGGGGGAGGAGTCGATACCAATGGATTCAATTCGACATTCTCTGGTGTCATCAGTGGATCGGGATCACTTAATAAAAACGGAACCGGAACGCTCTCACTGACCGGGAACAACACCTACACAGGCGACACCCGAGTCTTCGCAGGACGCTTGGCTGTCAACGGTTCGATTACCAGTGATACCACCGTTAATTCGGGGGCAGAACTGGGTGGCAACGGAACCATCACCGGAAATCTCATCAACAATGGAACGCTGGCCACCGGGAATTCAATTGGAGCATTGAATGTCATTGGAACTCATACCTCCAACAGCGGTAGTTCTATCGAAATTGAATTACAACCCTCTGCCAATCCCGTGGCTGGAACGGATAACGACCATCTAAATGTCACAGGGAATGCGGTGATTAATGGAGGGAATGTCGCCGTCAAAGGTGGAGGCTATATTAATTCTCAGACCTTCACAAACGGAGCAGAATACACATTTCTGTCCGCTTCCGGAGGAGTCACTGGTACTTACGACAGCATTGCTGATGACCTCGCCTTCTTTGATGCCATCCTCGGGTATACCGGGACGTCTGCCTTTTTCACGCTGCAGGCACTCGAAACAGACTTTGCCGCCCTTTCTCAAACAGGGAATCAAGGCTCGGTAGGACAGTACATTGACGATAATTCCCAAGGGGCGACCGGGGACTTTGGAAACATAATCGACCAACTTCGGTTCGCTACGAACGGCCAGGTCAACACGGCTCTATCGCAACTCGATGGTGCCGTCTATGGGAGCGGTGGACAGTTTGGCGTTCATACGACGACTTTCATGTTAATGAATATTACACAGCAACTTCGTAGTACCATGAATTCAGTAAATGGGAATGGAAGCGGCTATGTCCGCACTAACAATTACCGCTCTCCGGGCTATACCGATACGCTTACGGCGTCACCTGGTATCTCGCTCGTTAGTTATGAACAATCCAACCCGTCTCATTTCTTCACCCCGGTCGCCTGTCATTGTCAGTCGGCATTGGAATGGCGGGGCTGGGTCACCGGATACGGACTCGGAGGTTCGGCTGAAACGGACGGCAACGCTGCGGGCATTAACTACCGCATGGGAGGCTCCACATTCGGAATCGAAAAAGACATCGACCAGGATACCCGACTCGGATTCTTCGGTGGTTACGTCGGGTCTTACATCCAGCAGGATGGCATGAACCAGAACCTCGATATTGATGGCGGAAACTTCGGTACCATCCTGACCCACACACAAGGCGACTGGTACACCATTGCACTCAGTGGTTTGCAGTTCGACGACTACGACAGTACCCGTCAGGTCAATATCGCCGGAACAATATTCGAAGCAGAAGGGGAATCGGAAGGCTGGCAAGGCTTTCTGTATGGCGAACAGGGTTTAAACTTTGTTGTTGCTCCGGGAGTTCTCTGGCAACCTTACCTCGGAATGCAATACGTTTATGCTCGTCAGAACAGCTTCTCTGAAACGGGTGCTCCAGGTATCAATCTGGATGTGGCTGGCGTCGACACTCACTCACTCCGAGGTATTCTCGGTAGCCGTGTCGCCCTGACCGACATCACTCTGATGGACAACTTTAACGTCACCCCTGAAGTACGTGCCATGTGGATTCATGAGTTTCTTGAGCCCACTTCCCCCGTCAACGCTCAGTTCGCTGGAGTCGGCGGAGCAGGGTACTCCGTCAACGGCCTGAACTTGGGTCGGGACTGGGCCGTTCTCGGTACCGGTGTCAGTACTCAACTCACCAACCACTGGGAAGTCCGTGCCGATTACAACTCCCAGTTCAACGACCGCCAAGTCTTCCATCTCGGTTCAGGAACACTGACCTACAGTTGGTAG
- a CDS encoding sodium:solute symporter family protein, whose amino-acid sequence MELFQTNFTSLDWGIVIVYIAASALVGLWANKYVGNLSDYLVAGRTLRIRLALASMTGTELGLVTVIYMAQLGFTQQYAALYLGVLEGVALLMIGATGFVVVKLRQTEVMTIPEYYEQRYSSGVRVLGGTVMVLAGVLNMGLFLKAGSIFVTALTGMDDPDLIKWVMTVMLLLVLFYTVLGGMVSVVITDLIQFFVLGTSLLVACVFILGDLGLDGLRSIATDQHGYVNPFDSLKPEGAFNIVNGDQAGIGFTTIFQMMIIVGAASFLWPTTASRTLSVKNTKVARQLFFWSAIPLLARRAIPVFLGLGTFAFFASNVDLGTELMEKVGTGEVSTLAAMPLYLAKLIPTGLLGIIAAGMLAAFMSTHDSYLLTWSGVITQDICGPLFGPMSQRTRILITRVSIVVIGIMLLTWGLWYELSDQLWDYMAITGTVYFAGALPTIVGGLYWKKGTSQGAVAAILLGLTGIMALGNPVAWLDLKLHELGALPETFILNGAIMTIFTFVLSTVGYIITSLLTKSATVLEK is encoded by the coding sequence ATGGAGCTGTTCCAAACGAACTTCACTTCTCTCGACTGGGGGATCGTGATTGTCTATATCGCGGCGTCCGCCCTCGTTGGTCTATGGGCAAACAAATATGTAGGTAATCTATCCGATTATCTCGTCGCGGGCCGAACTCTTCGAATCCGGTTGGCCCTCGCCAGTATGACAGGTACCGAACTCGGCCTGGTCACCGTGATCTATATGGCTCAACTCGGTTTCACTCAGCAATACGCGGCTTTGTACCTCGGTGTTTTGGAAGGAGTGGCATTGCTGATGATCGGGGCGACAGGGTTTGTCGTCGTTAAATTGCGTCAAACAGAAGTCATGACAATCCCTGAATACTACGAACAACGGTATTCGTCCGGCGTACGCGTGTTGGGCGGCACGGTGATGGTACTGGCAGGCGTGCTCAACATGGGCCTGTTCCTGAAGGCAGGTTCTATCTTTGTCACCGCTCTGACCGGTATGGACGATCCCGATCTCATTAAGTGGGTCATGACGGTGATGCTCCTGCTCGTGCTCTTTTATACTGTTCTCGGAGGAATGGTCTCCGTCGTCATCACCGACCTCATTCAATTCTTTGTGCTGGGCACTTCTCTTCTGGTTGCCTGTGTCTTTATTCTGGGAGACTTGGGTCTGGATGGACTGAGGTCAATCGCCACAGATCAGCACGGATACGTTAATCCGTTCGACAGCTTGAAGCCAGAAGGAGCCTTTAACATCGTTAATGGCGATCAGGCCGGTATTGGATTTACCACAATCTTCCAAATGATGATTATCGTCGGTGCCGCCAGTTTCCTCTGGCCGACCACCGCCTCTCGGACGCTCTCTGTTAAAAACACCAAAGTTGCCCGTCAACTTTTCTTCTGGTCAGCAATTCCGCTCCTCGCCCGACGCGCGATTCCTGTCTTCCTGGGTTTGGGGACGTTCGCTTTCTTCGCGTCGAATGTCGACCTCGGTACAGAGTTGATGGAAAAAGTCGGCACCGGAGAAGTCAGCACACTAGCCGCCATGCCTCTTTATCTCGCGAAGCTGATCCCGACCGGCCTGCTCGGAATCATTGCCGCTGGAATGCTGGCTGCATTTATGTCGACTCACGACAGCTACCTGCTGACTTGGTCGGGTGTCATTACGCAAGACATTTGTGGTCCGTTGTTTGGACCAATGTCGCAGCGAACCCGGATTCTGATCACTCGTGTTTCGATTGTCGTCATCGGCATCATGCTGCTGACCTGGGGATTGTGGTATGAACTGAGCGATCAACTCTGGGATTACATGGCGATTACGGGAACCGTCTACTTCGCGGGAGCCCTCCCCACCATCGTTGGGGGTCTCTACTGGAAAAAAGGGACCAGCCAGGGCGCAGTCGCCGCGATACTACTTGGGCTGACCGGGATCATGGCCCTCGGTAACCCGGTAGCATGGCTCGATCTGAAGTTGCATGAGTTGGGCGCATTACCAGAAACGTTCATTCTCAACGGTGCCATCATGACCATTTTCACGTTCGTACTTTCGACCGTGGGATACATCATCACTTCATTACTGACGAAGTCAGCTACTGTATTGGAAAAGTAA
- a CDS encoding small basic protein, whose protein sequence is MTIDKSLRRGSRLVRSRNVLTRDERIERLQMEDRWTDDSSALGLPKVRVIKTVAGKKKKKKKKDDDED, encoded by the coding sequence GTGACAATCGACAAAAGTTTACGCCGTGGTAGTCGCCTGGTTCGCAGCCGGAATGTTTTGACTCGCGATGAGCGTATTGAACGCCTGCAAATGGAAGATCGTTGGACTGACGATTCTTCAGCCCTCGGTCTGCCGAAGGTCCGCGTTATCAAAACCGTTGCTGGTAAAAAGAAGAAGAAAAAGAAAAAAGACGACGACGAAGATTAA
- a CDS encoding GH3 auxin-responsive promoter family protein → MVGALPKAYIAREADKSFRRMKSCRKVQRRLLDELLAMHRDSHFAHAFKLNRMSTVDNFRKFFPVTNFEDYRPYIEQLKKGNLRAMLGRDSKLLMFSLSSGTTSESKFIPITDRFLKDYRRGWRIWGVRVLNEHKPLCSRSIVQLTSDYDKCRTPGGTPCGNISGLVATMQLKIVRAMYTIPPVVSKIETPETKTYTALRLALADPEVAMLTTANPSTLIHWARFAETHSEELIRDIHDGTLSVNVNAKVRGELEKQISKPQPVRARRLHKILERHGSLVPRECWPNLSVLAVWTGGSSGAFLPKVQDIYGDVPVRDHGLSASEGRMTIPIEDGISSGILDVESHYFEFIPAEEYETKDPTILEAHELEENRDYYILLTTSSGFYRYDICDVVRCTGFHGTTPLLKFLHKGAHISNVTGEKITEHQAIQAIDVAKQRLGISCEHFTLAPTWSDPPFYHVISDDLHGEQGPVSREHADRFAHEVDSQLKRLNCEYEEKRATGRLEQIRWYHIPHDAWQQFSRSRQLNVGGSFEQYKHLCLSPSLNFLQDLQKSAAEVKIREKNIIRLETMDRAAS, encoded by the coding sequence ATGGTTGGAGCGCTTCCGAAGGCGTATATTGCCCGTGAAGCGGACAAAAGTTTTCGACGCATGAAGAGTTGCCGCAAAGTACAGCGCCGTCTCTTAGACGAATTACTGGCAATGCATCGGGACAGTCATTTCGCTCATGCGTTCAAATTGAACCGGATGAGTACGGTGGATAACTTCCGCAAGTTTTTTCCGGTCACCAACTTCGAAGACTATCGCCCTTACATCGAACAGCTCAAAAAAGGCAATCTTCGCGCGATGCTTGGTCGCGATAGTAAGCTTTTGATGTTTTCCCTCAGCTCGGGAACGACCTCGGAATCAAAATTCATTCCGATTACAGATCGCTTTCTGAAAGATTATCGCCGAGGTTGGCGGATCTGGGGCGTTCGCGTATTAAATGAACATAAACCGCTCTGTTCCCGATCGATCGTGCAGCTAACCAGCGACTATGACAAATGTCGCACGCCCGGTGGAACCCCTTGTGGCAACATCAGCGGATTGGTCGCGACGATGCAATTGAAGATCGTTCGGGCAATGTACACGATTCCGCCGGTCGTCAGCAAAATCGAGACACCGGAAACGAAAACGTACACTGCTCTGCGACTTGCACTGGCCGATCCAGAAGTTGCCATGTTGACGACAGCCAATCCCAGTACCTTAATTCACTGGGCTCGGTTTGCCGAAACACACAGCGAAGAACTGATCCGCGATATTCACGACGGTACATTGTCAGTCAATGTTAATGCCAAGGTACGAGGCGAACTGGAAAAACAGATCTCCAAACCACAGCCAGTTCGCGCAAGACGGCTCCATAAGATTCTGGAACGTCATGGTTCACTGGTCCCACGCGAGTGTTGGCCAAACCTTTCCGTACTTGCCGTATGGACGGGGGGAAGTTCGGGGGCATTCCTGCCAAAGGTTCAAGACATTTATGGCGACGTTCCTGTCCGTGACCACGGGCTCTCTGCCAGCGAAGGGCGCATGACGATTCCCATTGAGGATGGAATCTCTTCCGGTATTCTGGATGTGGAATCGCATTACTTCGAGTTTATCCCGGCGGAAGAATACGAAACAAAAGATCCGACGATCCTGGAAGCACATGAACTGGAAGAAAACCGCGATTATTACATCCTGCTCACTACATCCAGCGGTTTTTATCGATACGATATCTGCGATGTCGTTCGCTGTACTGGTTTCCATGGAACCACTCCCCTTCTGAAGTTTCTCCATAAAGGGGCGCATATTTCAAATGTTACCGGCGAGAAAATCACGGAACATCAGGCAATTCAAGCAATCGATGTTGCGAAACAACGCCTCGGGATCTCATGTGAACACTTCACCTTAGCGCCGACCTGGAGTGACCCTCCTTTCTATCATGTGATCTCAGATGATCTGCATGGTGAACAAGGCCCCGTTTCTCGAGAGCATGCAGACCGATTCGCGCATGAGGTGGATTCGCAATTAAAACGACTCAATTGCGAGTATGAAGAAAAAAGGGCAACGGGCCGCTTAGAGCAAATCCGTTGGTATCATATTCCTCACGACGCCTGGCAGCAGTTCTCACGTAGTCGACAACTGAATGTGGGGGGAAGTTTTGAACAATACAAACACCTCTGCCTTTCACCCAGTTTGAACTTCCTCCAAGATTTGCAGAAAAGTGCCGCCGAAGTGAAAATCCGTGAGAAGAACATCATTCGACTGGAGACAATGGATCGCGCAGCATCTTAG